The Achromobacter pestifer genome includes a region encoding these proteins:
- a CDS encoding proteasome-type protease, with the protein MTYCVAARLDSGLVFLADSRTNAGVDQISVFRKMTVFERPGDRVMVLMSSGNLAVSQAVLNALARQHDEGGETVWNAPDMFEATRRVGAAVRDVYHHEAPALREQGVDFNVNLIFGGQIGAERCRLFQVYSAGNFIEAGQECPYFQIGEAKYGKPILDRVLRPDTSLDEAAKCALISMDSTLRSNISVGLPLDLLVYDTHSLRVTHFASIDEHNEYFRMIRGTWGERLRQVFAEIPDPLWTNPDAPESLVPLSRVHQPLRAEPVDTLAPSYAAPQVLAEDPGKDQAN; encoded by the coding sequence ATGACCTACTGCGTAGCAGCCCGCCTTGATTCCGGCCTGGTGTTCCTGGCCGACTCCCGCACCAATGCCGGAGTCGACCAGATCAGCGTCTTCCGCAAAATGACCGTGTTCGAGCGCCCGGGCGACCGCGTCATGGTGCTGATGAGTTCGGGCAACCTGGCGGTCAGCCAGGCGGTGCTGAACGCGCTGGCCCGCCAGCACGACGAAGGCGGCGAAACCGTCTGGAACGCGCCCGACATGTTCGAGGCCACCCGCCGCGTCGGCGCGGCGGTGCGCGACGTCTATCACCACGAAGCCCCGGCACTGCGCGAGCAGGGCGTGGACTTCAACGTCAACCTGATCTTCGGCGGCCAGATCGGCGCCGAGCGCTGCCGGCTGTTCCAGGTGTATTCGGCCGGCAACTTCATCGAAGCCGGCCAGGAATGCCCGTACTTCCAGATCGGCGAAGCCAAATACGGCAAGCCCATCCTGGACCGCGTGCTGCGTCCCGACACCTCGCTGGACGAAGCCGCCAAGTGCGCCCTGATCTCCATGGACTCCACGCTGCGCTCGAACATCTCGGTGGGCTTGCCGCTGGACCTGCTGGTCTACGACACGCACTCGCTGCGCGTGACTCACTTCGCCAGCATCGACGAGCACAACGAGTACTTCCGCATGATCCGCGGCACCTGGGGCGAACGCCTGCGCCAGGTCTTCGCCGAAATCCCGGACCCGCTGTGGACCAACCCAGACGCCCCGGAATCCCTGGTGCCGCTCAGCCGCGTGCACCAGCCGTTGCGGGCGGAACCGGTGGACACGCTCGCGCCCAGCTACGCCGCGCCGCAGGTGTTGGCTGAGGATCCGGGCAAGGATCAGGCGAATTAG
- a CDS encoding circularly permuted type 2 ATP-grasp protein, with product MKDRSTRPAAYDEMRDSAGGIRSHCQAFERWHDEQSAQAMAARRLEADLSFRRVGITFSVAGDAAGTERLIPFDLIPRIIPAAEWRLLEAGLKQRVRALNMFIHDIYHGHDIVRANIVPAEQVFLNAQYRPEMQDVDVAEDIYCHIAGVDIVRAGAGEFYVLEDNLRVPSGVSYMLENRKMSMRLMPDAFSRIKVEPVAHYPDLLLDNLREVAPHGGDDPTVVVLTPGMYNSAYFEHAFLAQQMGVELVEGQDLFVEQNTVYMRTTQGPRKVDVIYRRLDDDFLDPLSFRADSALGVPGLLSVYRAGRVTLANAIGTGIADDKSTYLYVPDMIRFYLGEEPILSNVPTWRCNRPDELSHVLAHMHELVVKEVHGSGGYGMLVGPSASRAEVDAFKERVRANPANYIAQPTLALSTVPTYVESGVAPRHVDLRPYVLCGKDIRTVPGGLCRVALTEGSLVVNSSQGGGTKDTWVLEEN from the coding sequence ATGAAGGACAGATCAACCCGTCCCGCCGCCTATGACGAAATGCGCGACAGCGCTGGCGGCATACGCTCCCACTGCCAGGCTTTCGAGCGCTGGCATGACGAGCAGTCCGCGCAGGCCATGGCCGCGCGCCGCCTGGAGGCGGACCTGAGCTTTCGCCGGGTCGGCATCACGTTTTCGGTGGCGGGCGACGCGGCCGGCACCGAACGCCTGATCCCCTTCGACCTGATCCCGCGCATCATCCCCGCCGCCGAATGGCGCTTGCTGGAAGCCGGTCTGAAGCAGCGGGTGCGCGCGCTCAACATGTTCATCCATGACATCTACCACGGGCACGACATCGTGCGCGCGAACATCGTGCCGGCCGAACAGGTATTCCTGAATGCCCAATACCGCCCCGAGATGCAGGACGTGGACGTCGCCGAGGACATCTACTGCCATATCGCGGGGGTGGACATCGTGCGCGCCGGCGCGGGCGAGTTCTACGTGCTGGAAGACAATCTGCGCGTGCCGTCCGGCGTGTCCTACATGCTGGAAAACCGCAAGATGTCGATGCGGCTGATGCCAGACGCCTTCAGCCGCATCAAGGTGGAGCCGGTGGCGCACTACCCCGACCTGCTGCTGGACAACCTGCGCGAAGTGGCGCCGCACGGCGGCGACGATCCCACCGTGGTGGTGCTGACGCCGGGCATGTACAACTCGGCCTACTTCGAGCACGCCTTCCTGGCGCAGCAGATGGGCGTGGAACTGGTGGAAGGCCAAGACCTGTTCGTCGAGCAGAACACCGTCTACATGCGCACCACGCAGGGGCCCCGCAAGGTGGACGTGATCTACCGCCGCCTGGACGACGACTTCCTCGATCCGCTGTCGTTCCGCGCCGATTCCGCGCTGGGCGTGCCCGGCCTGCTGTCGGTGTACCGCGCCGGGCGCGTGACACTGGCCAATGCCATCGGCACGGGCATCGCCGACGACAAGTCCACCTACCTGTACGTGCCCGACATGATCCGCTTCTATCTGGGCGAGGAGCCGATACTGTCCAACGTCCCGACCTGGCGCTGCAACCGGCCGGACGAGCTGTCGCACGTGCTGGCCCACATGCACGAACTGGTGGTGAAGGAAGTCCACGGCTCGGGCGGCTACGGCATGCTGGTGGGGCCGTCGGCCTCGCGCGCGGAGGTCGATGCGTTCAAGGAACGGGTGCGCGCCAACCCCGCCAACTACATCGCGCAGCCCACGCTGGCGCTGTCCACCGTGCCGACCTACGTGGAATCGGGCGTGGCGCCGCGCCACGTGGACCTGCGCCCCTACGTGCTGTGCGGCAAGGACATCCGCACCGTGCCGGGCGGCCTGTGCCGCGTGGCGCTGACCGAGGGCTCGCTGGTGGTCAACAGCAGCCAGGGCGGCGGCACCAAGGACACCTGGGTGCTGGAGGAGAACTGA
- a CDS encoding alpha-E domain-containing protein, translating to MLSRTADNLFWMCRYTERAENTARMLDVNLQMSLLPQDAQRREGSWLGVLRISELQGLYQSKYASISPHDVLQYMVRDPENPSSIYSCMRAARENARAVRGSLTTEVWETYNTTWLELLKHLHTGLLERNPGEFFEWVKFRSHLARGVTIGTMLEDEALYFLRIGMHLERADNTARMLDVKFHERGANGHDGRAEPAGAAALQSEFYRWSALLSSVSGLEIYRKVYRDVITPDRVAELLILHGDMPRSLLASMRAVAGDLARVSNQRSTETERRAGMLCAELQYGRVEDILGSGLHQYLDHFLDRINDLGNRISQDFLVPLSA from the coding sequence ATGCTGAGCCGAACCGCCGACAATCTGTTCTGGATGTGCCGCTACACCGAACGCGCCGAGAACACCGCCCGCATGCTGGACGTGAACCTGCAGATGTCGCTGCTGCCGCAGGACGCGCAGCGGCGCGAAGGCTCTTGGCTGGGCGTGCTGCGCATCTCCGAGCTGCAGGGCCTGTACCAGAGCAAGTACGCCTCCATCTCGCCGCACGACGTGCTGCAGTACATGGTGCGCGATCCCGAGAACCCCTCGTCCATCTACTCCTGCATGCGAGCCGCCCGCGAGAACGCGCGCGCCGTGCGCGGCAGCCTCACCACCGAGGTCTGGGAAACCTACAACACCACCTGGCTGGAATTGCTCAAGCACCTGCATACGGGCTTGCTGGAACGCAACCCGGGCGAATTCTTCGAATGGGTCAAGTTCCGCTCGCACCTGGCGCGCGGCGTCACCATCGGCACCATGCTGGAGGACGAGGCCCTGTACTTCCTGCGCATCGGCATGCACCTGGAGCGCGCCGACAACACCGCGCGCATGCTGGACGTGAAGTTCCACGAGCGCGGCGCCAACGGCCACGACGGCCGCGCCGAGCCCGCCGGCGCGGCCGCGCTGCAAAGCGAGTTCTACCGCTGGTCGGCGCTGCTCAGCTCGGTGTCGGGCCTGGAGATCTACCGCAAGGTGTACCGCGACGTCATCACCCCCGACCGCGTGGCCGAGCTGCTGATCCTGCACGGCGACATGCCGCGCTCGCTGCTGGCCTCGATGCGCGCGGTGGCCGGCGACCTGGCGCGCGTCTCCAACCAGCGTTCGACCGAAACCGAAAGGCGCGCCGGCATGCTGTGCGCGGAGCTGCAATACGGGCGCGTCGAAGACATCCTGGGCAGCGGCCTGCATCAGTACCTGGACCACTTCCTCGACCGCATCAACGATCTGGGCAACCGGATCAGCCAGGACTTCCTGGTGCCGCTGTCGGCCTAG
- a CDS encoding MaoC family dehydratase: MAGLFYEQFSPGQAFEHAWTRTLTEMDNVLFSSLTMNVQPLHLDAHFAAQTEFGKPLVNSLFTLGLLIGMTVNDTTLGTTVANLGMTDVNFPKPVFAGDTLHVRTRVLSVRESKSRPNAGIVEFEHTALNHRDEVVATCKRSALMRKRPA, encoded by the coding sequence ATGGCTGGCCTTTTTTACGAACAGTTTTCGCCCGGGCAGGCGTTCGAACATGCCTGGACCCGCACCCTGACCGAAATGGACAACGTGCTGTTCAGCTCCCTGACGATGAACGTGCAGCCGTTGCATCTGGACGCGCATTTCGCGGCGCAGACGGAGTTCGGCAAGCCCCTGGTCAACAGCCTGTTCACGCTGGGCCTGTTGATCGGCATGACGGTCAACGACACCACCCTGGGCACCACCGTGGCCAACCTGGGCATGACCGACGTGAACTTTCCCAAGCCGGTTTTCGCGGGCGACACCCTGCACGTGCGCACCCGCGTGCTGTCGGTGCGCGAGAGCAAATCGCGGCCCAACGCGGGCATCGTCGAATTCGAGCACACCGCACTGAACCATCGCGACGAAGTCGTGGCCACGTGCAAGCGTTCGGCCCTGATGCGCAAGCGCCCGGCCTGA
- a CDS encoding transglutaminase family protein, with protein MKQIITHLTHYRYTAPVTYSIQTLRLTPRDDEHQRVLRWHIEAPGELDKQVDAYGNITHTLTLNQPHTDIELRVVGQVLVAPLARGLLGSEDSRLPVHAYCVQTPLTQADATVMAFVREALPGGLHTPDDILALATAVSDRVAYEPGTTDVTTAANQVLAMGHGVCQDHAHLFLACVRGLGVPARYVSGYLYTTAEHAASHAWADVWLPDVGWTSVDITNRQFASDCHCRLAVARDYDSASPVRGVRSGGGQESMEVSVQVQTSAQQ; from the coding sequence ATGAAACAGATCATCACCCACCTCACCCACTACCGCTATACCGCCCCGGTCACCTACAGCATCCAGACCTTGCGCCTGACGCCGCGCGACGACGAGCACCAGCGCGTGCTGCGCTGGCACATCGAAGCCCCCGGCGAACTGGACAAGCAGGTGGACGCCTACGGCAACATCACGCACACGCTGACGCTCAACCAGCCGCATACCGACATCGAACTGCGCGTGGTGGGGCAGGTGCTGGTCGCGCCGCTTGCGCGCGGCCTGCTGGGCAGCGAGGACAGCCGCCTGCCAGTGCACGCCTATTGCGTGCAGACGCCGCTGACCCAGGCCGACGCCACCGTCATGGCCTTTGTGCGCGAGGCGCTGCCCGGCGGCCTGCACACGCCGGACGACATCCTGGCCCTGGCCACCGCGGTCAGCGACCGCGTCGCCTACGAACCCGGCACCACCGATGTCACCACCGCGGCCAACCAGGTGCTGGCCATGGGCCACGGCGTCTGCCAGGACCACGCCCACCTCTTCCTGGCCTGCGTGCGCGGCCTGGGGGTGCCGGCCCGCTACGTCAGCGGCTACCTGTACACCACCGCCGAACACGCGGCCAGCCATGCCTGGGCGGACGTCTGGCTGCCCGACGTGGGCTGGACCAGCGTGGACATCACCAACCGCCAGTTCGCCTCGGACTGCCACTGCCGGCTGGCGGTGGCGCGGGACTACGACTCGGCCTCGCCGGTGCGCGGCGTGCGCAGTGGCGGCGGCCAGGAATCCATGGAGGTCAGCGTGCAGGTCCAGACCAGCGCCCAGCAGTAA
- a CDS encoding tripartite tricarboxylate transporter substrate-binding protein — MPPTYARALKRAAWPALALSCLVSGTAGAQGAYPNHPISLVVPFAAGGPTDVVARSLGASMSKTLGQSIIIENRTGAGGTLASQHVARAAPDGYTFLIHHNGMATAPALYRKLSFNPLTDFAYVGQVADVPMTLLGRKDLPADGMKNFIQYAKENGNKINLANAGLGAVSQLCGMLLQEALGVQFTTVPYAGTAPAMTALLGGQVDVLCDQTTQTIPQIKAERVKLYGVTTLDRIKTLPDAPTLQENGLKGFEVKVWHGVYAPKGTPPEAVAKFNEALRAALKDPAFTQKMAELGAEIVPESKQTPQGLQTWLQSEVDKWGGIIRKAGVYAD; from the coding sequence ATGCCCCCTACCTACGCGCGCGCGCTCAAGCGTGCGGCCTGGCCCGCGCTGGCCCTGTCCTGCCTGGTCTCTGGCACCGCCGGCGCGCAAGGCGCCTATCCCAACCATCCCATTTCGCTGGTCGTGCCGTTCGCGGCGGGCGGGCCGACCGACGTGGTGGCGCGCAGCCTGGGCGCGTCCATGTCCAAGACGCTGGGCCAGAGCATCATCATCGAAAACCGCACCGGCGCGGGCGGCACACTGGCATCGCAGCACGTGGCGCGCGCCGCGCCCGACGGCTACACCTTCCTGATCCACCACAACGGCATGGCCACCGCGCCAGCGCTGTACCGCAAGCTGTCGTTCAATCCGCTGACGGACTTCGCCTATGTCGGCCAGGTGGCCGACGTGCCCATGACGCTGCTGGGCCGCAAGGACCTGCCGGCGGACGGCATGAAGAACTTCATCCAGTACGCCAAGGAAAACGGCAACAAGATCAACCTGGCCAACGCCGGCCTGGGCGCGGTATCGCAGCTGTGCGGCATGCTCTTGCAGGAGGCGCTGGGCGTGCAGTTCACCACCGTGCCCTATGCCGGCACGGCGCCGGCCATGACCGCTTTGCTGGGCGGCCAGGTGGATGTGCTGTGCGACCAGACCACCCAGACCATTCCACAGATCAAGGCGGAACGCGTCAAGCTGTACGGCGTCACCACGCTGGACCGCATCAAGACGCTGCCCGATGCGCCGACCTTGCAGGAAAACGGTCTGAAGGGCTTCGAGGTCAAGGTGTGGCACGGCGTCTACGCGCCCAAGGGCACGCCGCCCGAAGCCGTCGCCAAGTTCAACGAAGCCTTGCGCGCCGCGCTGAAGGACCCCGCCTTCACGCAGAAGATGGCGGAACTGGGCGCCGAGATCGTGCCGGAATCCAAGCAGACGCCGCAGGGCCTGCAGACCTGGCTGCAATCCGAGGTGGACAAATGGGGTGGCATCATCCGCAAGGCGGGGGTGTACGCGGACTGA
- a CDS encoding IclR family transcriptional regulator → MSTNDVKSARRVLDILQFFAATRAPATLSQLAAGLGIPKSSCLALLDTLEGDGYAHQTAGRYYLTRRWLNEARTVAEHDQLTTRIRPTLEALRDELGETLILAQRSGDHVVYLDVAEPERIVRFTARVGQQKPLHASASGRALLGAMPTADREALAASLTLDRYTGKTVKTHKQLLQLIEAEASRGWHVNLAEHQADTLSVAAPLVLYGAVLALVVGAPLDRSAARADLIGQTLLAASRELTQRIDSPTPPVPAY, encoded by the coding sequence ATGAGTACGAACGACGTAAAAAGCGCCAGGCGCGTCCTGGACATCCTGCAGTTCTTCGCCGCGACGCGGGCGCCGGCCACGCTGTCGCAGCTCGCCGCCGGGCTAGGCATCCCCAAGTCCAGCTGCCTGGCCTTGCTGGACACGCTGGAAGGCGACGGCTACGCGCATCAGACCGCGGGCCGCTATTACCTGACCCGCCGCTGGCTGAACGAGGCCCGCACGGTCGCCGAACATGACCAGTTGACCACCCGCATCCGGCCCACGCTGGAGGCGCTGCGCGACGAGCTGGGCGAGACCCTGATCCTGGCGCAACGGTCAGGCGACCACGTGGTCTACCTGGACGTGGCCGAACCCGAGCGCATCGTGCGCTTCACGGCCAGGGTCGGCCAGCAGAAGCCGCTGCACGCGTCCGCTTCCGGGCGGGCGCTGCTGGGCGCGATGCCGACCGCCGACCGGGAAGCGCTGGCCGCAAGCCTGACCCTGGACCGCTACACCGGCAAGACGGTCAAGACGCACAAGCAGCTGCTGCAATTGATCGAAGCCGAAGCCAGCCGCGGCTGGCATGTCAATCTGGCGGAACACCAGGCCGACACGCTGTCGGTCGCCGCGCCGCTGGTGCTGTACGGCGCGGTGCTGGCGCTGGTCGTGGGCGCTCCGCTGGACCGGTCCGCCGCCCGGGCCGACCTCATCGGCCAGACCCTGCTCGCGGCCAGCCGCGAACTCACGCAGCGCATCGACAGCCCGACGCCCCCCGTGCCGGCGTACTAG
- a CDS encoding 5-formyltetrahydrofolate cyclo-ligase, giving the protein MTTQNTPEDTAVPLRARLRKLRAELPEDQRSRGGLLMRARLFTWLNVARDEAVRAGRPAPATVAAFWPMADEPDLRPLLEQWVENGVAVALPVVRERNAPLAFLPWTPDAELRAGPYGIQEPVAGAELLPDVVLVPTLGYTEQGDRLGYGGGYYDRTLAALRERGHPFIAIGIAWSCGELDAGYEPAAHDFPLDAVLTQDGWVPQAPLEQGGASGTTLHSYRMN; this is encoded by the coding sequence ATGACTACGCAAAATACTCCAGAGGATACCGCAGTACCGCTACGCGCGCGATTGCGAAAACTGCGTGCCGAACTGCCGGAAGACCAGCGTAGCCGCGGCGGCCTGCTCATGCGGGCCCGCCTGTTCACTTGGCTGAATGTGGCGCGCGACGAAGCCGTGCGCGCGGGCCGCCCCGCGCCCGCCACCGTGGCCGCCTTCTGGCCCATGGCCGACGAGCCCGACCTGCGCCCCCTGCTCGAGCAATGGGTCGAAAACGGCGTGGCCGTGGCGCTGCCGGTGGTGCGCGAACGCAACGCCCCGCTGGCCTTCCTGCCCTGGACGCCGGACGCCGAATTGCGCGCCGGCCCCTACGGCATCCAGGAGCCGGTCGCCGGCGCCGAACTGCTGCCCGACGTGGTGCTGGTCCCCACCCTGGGCTATACCGAACAGGGAGACCGCCTGGGCTATGGCGGCGGCTATTACGACCGCACCCTGGCTGCGCTGCGCGAGCGCGGCCACCCCTTCATCGCCATCGGCATCGCCTGGAGCTGCGGCGAACTGGACGCCGGCTATGAACCCGCCGCCCACGACTTCCCGCTGGACGCGGTGCTGACCCAGGACGGCTGGGTGCCCCAGGCGCCGCTGGAACAAGGCGGCGCCAGCGGCACCACGCTGCACAGCTACCGCATGAACTGA
- a CDS encoding CaiB/BaiF CoA transferase family protein codes for MAGPLHGIRVIDMTSVGMGPMATQMLGDMGADVIKVESAEGDVFRHVTPQRHAAMSHTHLNLNRNKRSAVIDAKTAEGRAQLEALIGGADVFISNMRAPAMRRLGLDYATLQGRFPELVYCACYGYSEQGPYAGRAAIDDTIQAASGMAWLQGGAGAEAPRYVNSVVADKVVALYVANAVTSALLARERGAGGQAVEVPMFECMVAFLAPEHLAGLTFVPPEGPAGYTRLLNEYRRPFRTRDGFMSVVPYTTPQWQRFFALAGNPEMAQDPRYLTLNSRSQHFPELYRYVESVLGERTTAQWTELLATADIPYAPVNGFEELLADPHLRATGFWHESEHPTEGRLIQAGLPVRFSRTPAEIRRHPPGLGEHTAEILVEAQAGRRS; via the coding sequence ATGGCCGGACCGCTGCACGGCATACGCGTCATCGACATGACCAGCGTCGGCATGGGGCCCATGGCGACCCAGATGCTGGGCGACATGGGCGCCGACGTGATCAAGGTGGAATCCGCGGAGGGCGACGTGTTCCGCCACGTCACGCCGCAACGCCACGCCGCCATGAGCCATACCCATCTGAACCTGAACCGCAACAAGCGCAGCGCGGTGATCGACGCCAAGACCGCCGAGGGCCGCGCGCAGCTGGAAGCGCTGATCGGCGGCGCCGACGTGTTCATCTCCAACATGCGCGCGCCGGCCATGCGCCGCCTGGGGCTGGACTACGCCACGCTGCAGGGGCGCTTCCCGGAGCTGGTCTATTGCGCCTGCTACGGCTATTCGGAGCAAGGCCCCTACGCGGGACGCGCCGCCATCGACGACACCATCCAGGCCGCGTCCGGCATGGCCTGGCTGCAAGGCGGCGCGGGCGCCGAGGCGCCGCGCTACGTCAATTCCGTGGTCGCCGACAAGGTGGTGGCGCTGTACGTGGCCAACGCCGTGACCAGCGCCCTGCTGGCGCGCGAACGCGGCGCGGGCGGCCAGGCCGTGGAAGTGCCGATGTTCGAATGCATGGTGGCCTTCCTGGCGCCCGAGCATCTGGCCGGACTGACCTTCGTGCCGCCCGAAGGGCCGGCGGGCTACACGCGCCTGCTCAACGAGTACCGCCGCCCCTTCCGCACCCGCGACGGGTTCATGAGCGTGGTGCCCTACACCACGCCGCAATGGCAGCGCTTCTTCGCGCTGGCCGGCAATCCCGAGATGGCGCAGGACCCGCGCTACCTGACGCTCAACAGCCGCAGCCAGCATTTCCCCGAGCTGTACCGCTACGTCGAAAGCGTGTTGGGCGAGCGCACCACGGCGCAATGGACCGAGCTGCTGGCGACCGCCGACATTCCCTACGCGCCGGTCAACGGCTTCGAGGAATTGCTGGCCGATCCGCATCTGCGCGCCACCGGTTTCTGGCATGAATCCGAGCACCCCACCGAAGGGCGCCTGATCCAGGCGGGCCTGCCCGTCAGGTTCAGCCGCACGCCGGCCGAGATCCGGCGGCATCCGCCCGGGCTGGGCGAACACACGGCCGAGATCCTGGTTGAAGCCCAGGCCGGCCGGAGGTCCTGA
- a CDS encoding HpcH/HpaI aldolase/citrate lyase family protein: protein MTRSLLFVPGDSGRKFDHAAASAADALILDLEDSVAPDQKPTARKEVRAMLERRAAAKQLWVRINALDGGDALADLAAVMPAAPYGIVLPKCAGRDGLLQLSHYLDAFEAAAGTAPGATRILAIVTETAQSLFGLHDYRDATPRLWGLSWGGEDLAADVGALRNREAGRYTEPFRLARSLCLMSAAAAGVRAIDTVCVDLDAPEILATEAAEAFRDGFVGKMAIHPRHVDAVNAALSPDDSQLQWARAVIAAFAANPGAGTLRLDGRMIDRPHLRLARRLLGED from the coding sequence ATGACCCGCTCCCTGTTGTTCGTGCCCGGCGATTCCGGGCGCAAGTTCGATCACGCGGCCGCCAGCGCCGCCGATGCCCTGATCCTGGACCTGGAAGACTCCGTCGCTCCCGACCAGAAGCCTACGGCGCGCAAGGAAGTCCGCGCCATGCTGGAGCGCCGCGCCGCGGCCAAGCAGCTGTGGGTGCGCATCAACGCGCTGGACGGCGGCGACGCCCTGGCCGATCTGGCCGCCGTGATGCCCGCCGCCCCCTACGGCATCGTGCTGCCCAAATGCGCCGGCCGCGATGGCCTCCTGCAACTGTCGCACTATCTGGACGCCTTCGAGGCCGCGGCCGGCACGGCGCCGGGCGCCACCCGCATCCTCGCCATCGTCACCGAGACCGCGCAGTCCCTGTTCGGCCTGCACGACTACCGCGACGCCACGCCGCGCCTGTGGGGGCTTTCCTGGGGCGGCGAAGACCTGGCCGCCGACGTCGGCGCGCTGCGCAACCGAGAGGCGGGCCGCTACACGGAGCCCTTCCGTCTGGCGCGCTCGCTGTGCCTGATGTCGGCCGCCGCCGCCGGCGTGCGCGCCATCGACACGGTCTGCGTCGACCTCGACGCCCCCGAAATCCTGGCAACCGAGGCCGCCGAGGCCTTCCGCGACGGTTTCGTCGGCAAGATGGCGATCCATCCGCGCCACGTCGACGCCGTCAACGCGGCGCTGAGTCCGGACGACAGCCAATTGCAGTGGGCCCGCGCGGTCATCGCGGCATTCGCCGCCAACCCGGGCGCGGGCACCCTGCGGTTGGACGGCAGGATGATCGACCGCCCGCACCTGCGCCTGGCGCGCCGCCTGCTGGGGGAGGACTGA